The following proteins are co-located in the Eublepharis macularius isolate TG4126 chromosome 5, MPM_Emac_v1.0, whole genome shotgun sequence genome:
- the LOC129330146 gene encoding uncharacterized protein LOC129330146, which produces MHRSDEALAVGYRPCCVVACCSHPGSRELYGGSVEQDKRGQPRVVPSGHVSCSDFFQVGGSGAGPVCDSRESQGPMFLLQGRRRPRVTWGRISTKLVRSPVLCLSPIPAASQGAQQDPEGRGDSHPGGPVLAEATLVSLPPEFADSVHQSPSSSRPSVLRGGVSPQHRETQTDSVADQTGGSFSSAVKHVLLNARRLSTRQSYALKWDKFSAWCRQRALDPFLAPLSDILEFLWEVKQKGLSNSSVKVYLAAISAFHPPIDKKSVFSHYSARLFLRGLNNLFPPIRALIPQWSLPLVLARLMSKPFEPLASCPLRLLSMKVAFLVAATSARRVGELAALSCEPPYLKLHPEKVVLRTKVEFLPKVVSRFHLSQELILPVFFPVQNSEAEKALHSLDVRRAILFYLDRVKSFRLDSNLFVCFAGQNKGKRATSQTISRWVVQTILTCYSAANLPCPLEVRAHSTRSQASSAALLRGVPLHDICRAATWASADTFVKHYALDILDRKETAVGTAVLHSIFV; this is translated from the coding sequence ATGCACCGAAGCGATGAGGCTTTGGCAGTGGGCTATAGACCATGCTGTGTGGTTGCATGCTGTTCACATCCCGGGAGTAGAGAACTCTATGGCGGATCAGTTGAGCAGGATAAAAGgggacaaccacgagtggtcccttcaggACATGTATCTTGCTCCgattttttccaggtggggggaTCCGGAGCTGGACCTGTTTGCGACAGCAGAGAATCGCAAGGCCCCAtgtttttgctccaggggaggcgtAGGCCTAGGGTCAcgtggggacgcatttcaactaagttggtcaggtcccctgtgttatgcctttcccccATTCCCGCTGCTAGCCAGGgtgctcagcaagatccagagggacggggcgacagtcatcctggtggccccgttttggccgaggcaaccctggtttcactcCCTCCTGAGTTTGCAGACTCAGTCCATCAGTCTCCCAGTagttccagaccttctgtcctgcgAGGGGGTGTTTCACCACAACATCGggaaactcagactgacagcgtGGCTGATCAGACCGGGGGTTCCTTTTCTTCAGCAGTAAAGCACGTCTTGCTTAACGCTAGACGTCTGTCTACGAGACAGTCCTATGCCttgaagtgggacaaattttcggCCTGGTGTCGACAGCGAGCCTTGGACCCTTTTTTGGCTCCTCTCTCTGACATATTGGAGTTTTTGTGGGAAGTTAAACAGAAAGGCCTGTCTAATAGTTCAGTTAAGGTTTATTTAGCAGCTATTTCGGCTTTCCATCCTCCTATTGATAAGAAATCTGTGTTCTCCCACTACTCTGCACGTTTGTTTTTACgagggttgaataatttgtttccccccatTCGGGCTCTGATCCCACAATGGTCATTGCCTTTAGTTTTGGCTCGCCTAATGTCCAAACCGTTCGAGCCGTTGGCCTCGTGCCCGTTACGTTTGTTATCCATGAAAGTAGCCTTTTTAGTTGCGGCCACCtcggccagaagagtgggggagtTGGCGGCTTTATCTTGCGAACCGCCTTATCTAAAGTTACACCCTGAGAAGGTTGTTCTTCGTACCAAAGTAGAGTTcttacctaaggtggtgtctcgTTTTCATCTGTCCCAGGAGCTGATactgccagttttctttccagttcagaactcggaggcagagaaagctcttcATTCTTTGGACGTCCGCAGAGCTATCctgttttatttagatagggttaAGTCTTTTAGGCTTGATTctaacttatttgtttgttttgcggggCAGAATAAGGGGAAACGGGCTACGTCCCAGACCATCtcgagatgggtggtccagactattttgacttgttattctgctgctaacttaccttgccccttggaggtgcgtgcccattccaccaggtcccaggcgtcgtctgCGGCTCTTCTCAGAGGTGTTCCTCTTCacgacatctgtagagcggcaacgtgggcctcggcggataccttcgtgaaacattatgcgctggacatcctggatagaaaggagacagcggtgggcacagcggtTCTCCATTCCATCTTtgtgtga